The genomic region ATTGTCACGTAAAGTGGAGAGCTGTGCAGATATTTAAAGCGTTAGCTCTGTATACAAATGTGCAAATTCGGAGGGCTGTGCAGGATAATGTTTATACGCTGTTGTTTATATTGATCATAGTGttcattaatgtaatgcatgtgtctatggCGTGGCTGGTTGGTGGGGGGGTTATTGGAgggttatatataaatatatatatgaggAGATCAGGGCTGCAAAATCTGTCAGCTCCTTTAAGTCACTTTTAAAAAATCTCTTTTGCTTTTAtgtgttttatttaatatttcatttattcttaatttatgtatttttctttattattttctgTGTTTTACTGTTTTTTCATGTTTAGACTCTGCTGTCTAGTTCACTTGCTCTCTGTGTATTTTTATATGAAAGCACTTTGTAACTATACTCTGAAAGCTGCTATATAAATAACGTCACATTTAAGTGAATATATTTGGGGTGTTGGTCTGACATTTGGTCTGACGTTTGGTCTGACGTTTGGTCTGACATTTAGACACACTGAACAACTGAAAAGctaactttaattaaatgtattatatcaacACATTTCTAACTCTAATAATTCCTAATTCTCTTATGTGAAAACGTAATATCATTGCACCTTTTCAGTGCCCCTTGCTCTGACACTTATTTCCTCTCCCCTGCAGATCTTTTACTCCAACCCGCGCTACATCCTCTTCATCCACCTGGTGATGAACGACATGCTGCAGCTGACTCTCTCCACGCTGCTGCACATCATCAGCTACACCCTGAACACCTTCAGCGTCTCCtcctgcctcctcctcctcatcctcgcCGTCATGGCCACCTTCAACACGCCTCTCAATCTGGCCGGCATGGCGGTGGAGTGCTACGTTGCTATCTGCCTCCCGCTGCACCACTGCAGGATCTGCACCGTGAGAAACACCTTCATCCTGATGAGTCTCATCTGGTTTGTCAGCTCTCTCTCCATCATGCCTGATTTCTTCCTCCTTCTGGCCACCGAGCCCCTCAGCTTCTTCACGTCCAAAGTGTTGTGCGCCAGAGACTTTGTGTTCAGGAGTTCGTACAGTTTGAAGAAGAGAGACGCGTCGCACATCGTGTGTCTGGTGCTGGTGTGGCTCACGCTGCTCTACACCTACTTCAGGATCCTGTTTGCAGCCAAAGGAGCAAAAGGGGATTCAAAGAAGGCCCGAAACACCATCTTGCTGCACGGTTTCCAGCTTCTGCTCTGCATGCTGACCTACGTTCGGCCCATGTTCGAACAGGCGCTGCTCTTTTTACTGCCGCAAAGACACGCTGACATACGCTTCGCCTCGTACGTCTTCGTGCAGATTATCCCTCGCTTCGTGAGCCCCATCGTGTACGGACTGAGAGACCAGAACTTCAGGAAGTACATGAGGAGATACCTGCTGTGTCGAGTCATCATGAGGAAGAACCACCTGGAGAACAACGCTGTGTCGGACATGAAGCCTGCAGTCTCTTAGAAAACACATTTATACCAGGAGACAAAACCATAGTCTCACTTGTACTTTGTTTATTTGGTATGAATACTACATATAAAGTCAAATAAAGGCTAAAGGTCAAGTATCTAGCTACATTTTCTCATTGAAGTAAACATATTCCAAAATCTGTCCAATCCACATGATTGGTCGTAAAACGACCGCAAATTAGTCAAAATCAGCCTACAAGGAGTACACATATGACCACTTTCTGGTTCCAACTCCCATTTTTCAccctgaaaatgtcagaaatggaTTCAGCACCTTCAATAACCCCCAAAACCACTGCAAAATTGGCCAAAGCGGTCACAAAAAGCCATGTTTACCTTTGCGATAATGATAATTAACGCAAATTAATGCAACTTGTGCTAATTGATCAAACATGAAGAGATACCTGCTGTGTCGAGTCATCATGAGGAAGAACCACCTGGGTAACAACGCTGTGTCGGACATGAAGCCTGCAGTCTCTtagaaaacacatttattacaggttacaaatcatatttttacttTGTTTATTGGTACGAATACTACATATAAAGACAAATAAAGGCTAAATGTCAAGTATTTAGCTACATTTTCTCATTGAAGTAAACCTTTTCCAAAATCTGTCAAATCCAAATGATCCAGCGTCCCTGTGAAACTAAAAAATCCACCAGAAATGTGTCAAAATCAGCTTCCTCTTCCAGCACCAGTCACTTTTCTGCCATCTCCGCTGAACACTTTAAcatattattaacattttaaactgtataccccggttatctaggccctttttgttgtcATTGTTTGATGTATATATGTCACACTGTAGGACCTCGAGAAATGATATTTAGAGATTTCTGGATGTACAACATGTAGAATTCTTGACAATAAAGCTGGCTTTGACTTTTTGACtttgagcagatcgccactgggctttcaactaaagacacagccacgcaaaaattGCGACAtatgtacggctccttatgggtactggcTGCAATTTTTGAAATTGATTCAGCACCTTCAATAACCTCCAAAACTGCTCCAACATTTTCCAAATCTGCCACAAATAGCCAATTTGACctgtatgggcatagatatgtctcataattatttgtgtgaacatacaaataatttgtgtgtaaatatgtgatatgtaaatataaaacaccattcacaaatgcatttaaaagatatgaaaactcacaaataaatttgcaaatgtaaaacggatctgcaaatacgctaaatattttcacaaataaaaaaaagatatgtgaatatctctttaacatttacaactttcgatccggcatttgtgaatccattttgtatttgtcgaccaaaaatgctcttgcggatctcaaatctctgctcgtggatcgtctttttacacacacggaattttgagacatattttccgccggtctcggctaacatctactcgtgtcactcggttattttcggaaaccacgtgatggcctgctgatgacgacatttccgcatgatttcaaagtaagagctggtttgtttaatgctctgtttttatattataatgaacagcggaacgttagatgcattctttatcatcatcatgatcatcatcatcatcatcatcatcatcatcatcatcatcatcatcatcatcatgttatagtgatacagttagtttgtgtattcagtcaagcgggtcgaAGTTACAAAGCTacacatcttattaatcggcctcattttactttaccagtgcagtaataaagtaatctgtagaaaagcaccgtatttaggttagccttcatagtaagactacattaaatgttataatagtgTAGCGACCCTGTATAGGATGCTGAGGATGTCAGGCatcccccgtctctctgccaatcataGAGCTGCACAGTGATGCTGGTTGAGGTGTGGGCCTGTGGTTGGGGGAGCAGACGGGGGAGGGCGAGAAGTTGTGACGTAGACACTGATATATATATGGGTATGTGTGGGAGTTAGTGTTAGTGTGAGGTTGAACCCACAAGCTGTTCCTGAACCTGTGATCATCTGTAAAGAAGAAGAGTTATTAAAGCCTAATAACTGGAAGCCTGTTTCCGACTCCCTTTGTGATCGTTACATTGTCGCAAGGGGGAGGTGCGTGTTTTGTGCATGCCCAGTTGTGAGCACATGAAGGTGAACACCCGGGACTCAACATTTCTCCCCTGGTCACTGTGCAGGGTCTCCGGCACTCCAAAATGGCTGAACATGCCGGCCACCAAGGCATCTGCGACTGTCTCTGCTTCTTGATCAGGGAGAGCATACGCCTCTGGCCACTTTGTGAAATAGTCTATGGCCGTGAGAACGTAGCGGTTACCCCTGTTAGACAAGGGTAGAGTCCCCACGCCATCAACCGCTACTCTCTCCATCGGGGCCCCCACGGGAAACTGTTGCAGCAGAGCATGGGAACGACCAGGGGGGCCCTTCCGCGCCATACACGGATCACAACGGCGACAGAAGTCTTCGACATCCCTCCGGCACTGCCCCCAGGAGCAGCCCTGACGAAGGCGCCGGAGAGTCTTAGTGACGCCAAAGTGCCCAGAGCCTGCCGTTCCATGCATGGCCTTGAGTACGACCTCTTGCAGACCCCTGGGACCAACATTTGCCACCTCTTCTCCCCCGTTGCTGGCTCCTCCTAGAGTCTCAAACTGAGACCACAGCCCCTTGGTTGCTTTGGAGAGCACTGCCACTTCCTCCCACGGTGGCCGCTGCTGCGACTCAACCCACTGCAGTACAGGCTGTAGAACGGCGTCCAGCTCTTGCTGTTGCTTCCACTCTGCCACGTCCACTGTCTGGAGCTCCCGGCAGATAACCTCTTCCACTTGCCGCGCTGCCGCACAGACGatgtcctcctccagcagctccttttcacgagtctctctcttctcgcagtAGTGGCATCCGCCGGCGGCACACGGGCGGTGGGAGAGAGCGTCTGCATTTGTGTGGCGCACCCCAACCTGAAGTCGAAAGCGTGGAGCTCTTCTAGCCACCTGGCCACCTGCCCTTCTGGCTCTTTGAACATCATGAGCCACTGTAATGCAGAGTGATCCGTCCTCACCGTGAACTCCTGCCCACACAGGTAGTACTTAAAGTGCCTGATGGACAGCACCACTGCCAAAAGTTCCCTGCGGGTGACGCAGTATCGTCGCTCCGCTTTGTTGAACGCCCGGCTGAAGTATGCCACCACCCGCTCCCCCTCTGGTGTAGTCTGGGAGAGCACTCCGCCTACACCAACGCCACTAGCGTCTGTGTCCAGGGTGAACAGCAGCCTGGGGTTGGCTGGGGTGAGAACCGGGGATTCACTCAAGGCACGCCGAAGGCTGTCAAACGCTGCTTGACATTGCTCAGACCACAGGAAATCCCTGTCCTTCTGCAGCAGCTGGAACAGGGGTGCGGCAGTGCAAGCAAAACCCCGTACAAACTTTCTGTAGTACGAGGCCAGGCCCAGGAAACTCGTCAGCTGTTTCTGGTTGCGAGAATTTGGCCAGCCTGCGACCGCCTGCCGATGCCCTCACCCTCCACTTTGTGGCCCAGGAAAGTGACCTCTCTCTGCAGGAAATGACACTTATCTGGATGTAGCTTAAAACCAGCGGCTCTGATCCTCTCCAGCACTACTCTTAGAGATCCCAGGGCCGCCTCAAACGAGCTGCCATGCACCAGGATGTCGTCCAGTTAAACCAAACACTGCTGGCGGGGAATCCCAGACAGCACCGTGTCCATCAACCGCACAAAGGTGGCCGGGGCATTACACAGCCCAAAACTGAGGACCTTGAACTGCCATAGTCCCCAGCCGGTGCTGAAAGACGTTTTTGGTCTGGCCTCTGGGGCAAGAGGAACTTGGTAATAGCCGCTGCGGAGGTCCAAGGAAGAGAACCACGACAACCCTGCGACCAGGTCCAGGGACTCATCAATGCGGGGAAGGGGGTATGAATCCTTCTTGGTGACGCCGTTCACCGGTCTGTAGTCTGAGCACAGCCACCAGCCACCTGTCTTCTTCTGGACCATGACTACAGGTGCGGCTGTCGGAGGGCTCGATGATGTCTGCCTGCAGCATGCTCTGCACTGCCTCGTAGCAAGCCTGCTGACGAGCAAGGAGAAGTCGGTGCGGGCGACACCTGATGGGACGCGAGTCCCCTGTATCAATCTGGTGTTCTACCAGATGCGTTCggcccacctcctcctccttcatgGCGAAACTGCCCTGGAACTCTAGCAGAAGCGGCCCCAAATGCTCTTGCTGCTCGGGATTCAGGTCGCCACAGTTCTTCCTCCACACCTCCAATACTGCAGACTGAGCCTCTTCCACCTCCGTCTGGGGTaactggggggggggctgtgatcGGGTGGCACAGTCCGGGGGTGACAGATGGGGAATTGTCCTGAGCGGGCGTCACCGGGGATACGGGAAAGGAGGGAGGGTTTTCTTCAGTTTCTAGGGTACTCACTTGGGTGTAGAGGGTCTCCCCGCAGGCTCAGCAGGGTTGTGGATACGGGTCATAGTAATCACAGGCCCCCACTGGAAACTCACTGTGCCTGCTTGAAGATCCAGGAGGCAGCCAGACGCCTTAAAAAAGTCCAAACCCAGAATACACGGGTCCTGTACATCCGCTATCCACACGCGGTGCTGCACTTCAACTCCCCCCACCGACACAGTCAGCATGCCTCTTCCTTTCATAGGCGCCAGCTCTCCTGTGACTGTGCGTAGACGCACCGCTGTCGGCTCTAACataatcccacttctgacaccaatgtAACGATCACAAAGGGAGTCGGAAACAGGCTGCTAGTTATTAGGCTTTAACAACTCTTCTTCTTTACAGATGATAACAGGTGCAGGAACAGCTTATGGGTTCAACCTCACACTAACACTAACTCCTACACATACCCATATATATAACAGTGTCTACGTCACAACTTCCCGCCCTCCCCCGTCTGCTcccccaaccacaggcccgcaccTCAACCTGCATCACTGTGCAGCTCtatgattggcagagagacgggggatGCCTGAGTGACACCCTCAGCATTCTATACAGGGTCGCTacaatattcatcgtgtcctttctactgtaTATGCATCTATTCcggtctattgctttcatttgtatttaatgttattgtgtttatacttgtttccacacatttcacaatttgggatgaattaAGTATCTTTCTATATAtcagcgacgtgcagtcaggggaggcagagcctcacctgcctgtcatcactatgtaacggaaaaacaactaaagaaaaactaaatagtaataataataaaatgtctccactgatctgtgttgtaaatgtgatttatgtatgatttcaatcgctttttatagtcaaaatcagcaaatgTGCCGAGCTCCGGTACAACTACGGGAGCTCTGCCTCTCAtaagcccacagtaactggcgtgcgggcactaatttaacgctggcacttattttgtgagtgaagtcggacagctcggagtcggcttcgtcttcttcttcttcttcttcttcttcttcttcttcttcttcttcttcttcttcttcttcttcttcttcttcttcttcttcttcttcttcttcttcttcttcttcttcttcttcttcttcttctgtcggttttttggcggattgcaaacaactttaacctgttaagcccaaaggtccccgccgacggggaccctggtttttttttcacaacactgtgtctcagggcatcttaatatttaaagacctattaatgtgttataccagattaacgataagaatctcagctaactgacaatatgaaccatttttacagaaacaaaacacaagtctcacaagaagcgttagcattagcccttagctaaaacgggcagatgctacttccggtgctaactagcaaaaacgatctttaaaacttaatattttctgcacaaactacatatcatctgaaagctgatactccacagattatttgtgttataagtatcatcactgtaggacacaaactcactgagctcactgagctagcagc from Pseudochaenichthys georgianus chromosome 5, fPseGeo1.2, whole genome shotgun sequence harbors:
- the LOC117447362 gene encoding odorant receptor 131-2-like — its product is MNVSSLNSTSPGSRSFAEAVYKNVIVTVLCIAINYINGTLIHTFRKHQIFYSNPRYILFIHLVMNDMLQLTLSTLLHIISYTLNTFSVSSCLLLLILAVMATFNTPLNLAGMAVECYVAICLPLHHCRICTVRNTFILMSLIWFVSSLSIMPDFFLLLATEPLSFFTSKVLCARDFVFRSSYSLKKRDASHIVCLVLVWLTLLYTYFRILFAAKGAKGDSKKARNTILLHGFQLLLCMLTYVRPMFEQALLFLLPQRHADIRFASYVFVQIIPRFVSPIVYGLRDQNFRKYMRRYLLCRVIMRKNHLENNAVSDMKPAVS